Proteins from a single region of Patulibacter sp. SYSU D01012:
- a CDS encoding alpha/beta hydrolase gives MPYVTVGHENSAPIELYYEDHGDPSAPPVVLIHGFPLSGASWEKQLPPLLAAGHRVITYDRRGFGKSSQPAVGYDYDTFTADLDALLTALDLQDVALVGFSMGTGEVTHYIGTRGTSRVRKAALLGAIPPFLLQTDDNPEGVPGDVFTGIEDAIKADRPSYLTAFLADFNNVDDLGPARITDEALRGQWQVAYGASGVATLACVQTWLTDFRADIEKFDVPTLLVHGTADRILPLDATAGRLPAIFERIGTPLTHVFVENAPHNLGWTHADELNEALVSFLAD, from the coding sequence ATGCCCTACGTCACCGTCGGCCACGAGAACTCCGCGCCGATCGAGCTGTACTACGAGGACCACGGCGACCCGTCCGCGCCGCCCGTCGTCCTGATCCACGGCTTCCCGCTCAGCGGCGCGTCGTGGGAGAAGCAGCTGCCGCCGCTGCTCGCCGCCGGCCACCGCGTCATCACGTACGACCGCCGCGGCTTCGGCAAGTCCAGCCAGCCCGCCGTCGGCTACGACTACGACACGTTCACCGCGGACCTCGACGCGCTCCTGACGGCGCTCGACCTGCAGGACGTCGCGCTCGTCGGCTTCTCCATGGGCACGGGCGAGGTGACGCACTACATCGGCACCCGCGGCACGTCGCGCGTGCGCAAGGCCGCGCTGCTCGGCGCGATCCCGCCGTTCCTGCTGCAGACCGACGACAACCCCGAGGGCGTGCCCGGCGACGTCTTCACGGGCATCGAGGACGCGATCAAGGCCGACCGCCCCAGCTACCTGACGGCGTTCCTGGCGGACTTCAACAACGTCGACGACCTCGGCCCGGCCCGCATCACCGACGAGGCCCTGCGCGGCCAGTGGCAGGTCGCCTACGGCGCGTCCGGCGTCGCGACGCTCGCCTGCGTGCAGACGTGGCTGACGGACTTCCGCGCCGACATCGAGAAGTTCGACGTGCCGACGCTGCTCGTCCACGGCACCGCCGACCGCATCCTGCCCCTCGACGCCACCGCCGGCCGCCTGCCCGCGATCTTCGAGCGCATCGGCACGCCGCTGACGCACGTCTTCGTCGAGAACGCCCCGCACAACCTCGGCTGGACCCACGCGGACGAGCTGAACGAGGCGCTCGTCTCGTTCCTCGCGGACTGA
- a CDS encoding aldo/keto reductase — MTALSPAVPTVALNDGRTTPQLGYGVFQIPEDATEAAVLAALEAGYRHLDTAAIYGNEAAVGRAIAASGVPRDELFVTTKLWIDGHGREEAPRAFAASLDRLGLDHVDLYLIHWPVPATDRYVETWRALADLRADGRARSTGVSNFTSAQLARVIDETGVVPAVNQVELHPLLPQDEVRAANAARGVVTQAWSPLAQGRLDGDPTVARIAAKHGVAPALVLLRWNLDQGNVVLTKSATPARIRQNLDALTLALDAEDAAALAGLATGERGGPDPETFAG, encoded by the coding sequence ATGACCGCCCTCTCCCCCGCCGTCCCCACCGTCGCCCTGAACGACGGCCGCACGACCCCGCAGCTCGGCTACGGCGTCTTCCAGATCCCCGAGGACGCGACCGAGGCCGCCGTCCTGGCCGCGCTCGAGGCCGGCTACCGGCACCTCGACACCGCCGCGATCTACGGCAACGAGGCCGCCGTCGGCCGCGCCATCGCGGCGTCCGGCGTCCCGCGCGACGAGCTGTTCGTCACCACGAAGCTGTGGATCGACGGGCACGGCCGCGAGGAGGCGCCGCGCGCGTTCGCCGCCAGCCTCGACCGCCTGGGCCTGGACCACGTCGACCTGTACCTGATCCACTGGCCCGTGCCCGCGACCGACCGCTACGTCGAGACGTGGCGCGCGCTGGCCGACCTGCGCGCCGACGGCCGCGCGCGCTCGACCGGCGTCTCCAACTTCACGTCCGCCCAGCTGGCGCGCGTGATCGACGAGACGGGCGTCGTGCCCGCCGTCAACCAGGTCGAGCTGCACCCGCTCCTGCCGCAGGACGAGGTCCGCGCCGCCAACGCCGCCCGCGGCGTCGTCACGCAGGCCTGGAGCCCGCTCGCCCAGGGCCGCCTGGACGGCGATCCGACCGTCGCGCGGATCGCCGCGAAGCACGGCGTCGCGCCTGCGCTCGTCCTGCTGCGCTGGAACCTGGACCAGGGGAACGTCGTGCTGACGAAGTCGGCGACGCCGGCGCGGATCCGGCAGAACCTCGACGCGCTCACGCTGGCGCTGGACGCGGAGGACGCGGCGGCGCTGGCCGGCCTGGCGACGGGCGAGCGCGGTGGCCCGGACCCGGAGACGTTCGCGGGCTGA
- a CDS encoding MFS transporter, protein MPLALLALAIGAFGIGTTEFVIAGLLPEVAATFDTSVPTAGLLISGYALGVAIGAPLITAATTRLPRKAVLLGLMGLFIAGNLVSAVAPTYAVMLVGRILAALCHGAFFGIGSVVAASVVAPERRAQAIALMFTGLTLANVLGVPLGTLLGQHLGWRSTFWVVTGLGVVAFLGIAALVPHQPGSTAGLRGELAAFRRPGLWLAFAMTALGYGGVFATFTFVAPMMTEVAGFSDGAITPLLVVFGVGLVLGNLFGGRLADRGLMPALHRIFAGLLVVAVVFAFTAHSQVGSIVTLFAFGFAGFATVPPLQSLVLRHAPGAPMLASAGNIAAFNLGNALGAWLAGLAISAGLGYTSPNWVAATMVAAALGVAAVASRLERRDTTAAAGAPAGAAA, encoded by the coding sequence ATGCCTCTCGCGCTGCTCGCCCTCGCGATCGGCGCCTTCGGGATCGGCACGACCGAGTTCGTCATCGCCGGTCTGCTGCCCGAAGTCGCCGCCACCTTCGACACGTCCGTCCCCACCGCCGGCCTGCTCATCTCGGGCTACGCCCTCGGCGTGGCGATCGGCGCCCCGCTCATCACCGCCGCCACCACCCGGCTGCCGCGCAAGGCCGTGCTGCTCGGGCTGATGGGGCTGTTCATCGCCGGCAACCTCGTCTCGGCCGTCGCGCCGACGTACGCGGTGATGCTCGTCGGCCGGATCCTCGCCGCCCTCTGCCACGGCGCGTTCTTCGGCATCGGCTCGGTCGTCGCGGCATCCGTCGTCGCCCCCGAGCGCCGGGCGCAGGCCATCGCGCTGATGTTCACCGGGCTGACGCTCGCCAACGTTTTGGGCGTCCCGCTCGGCACGCTGCTGGGCCAGCACCTCGGCTGGCGCTCGACCTTCTGGGTCGTCACCGGCCTGGGCGTCGTCGCGTTCCTCGGCATCGCGGCGCTCGTGCCGCACCAGCCCGGCTCGACGGCCGGCCTGCGCGGCGAGCTCGCCGCCTTCCGCCGCCCCGGCCTGTGGCTCGCGTTCGCGATGACCGCCCTCGGCTACGGCGGCGTCTTCGCCACGTTCACGTTCGTCGCGCCGATGATGACCGAGGTCGCCGGGTTCTCCGACGGCGCGATCACCCCGCTGCTCGTCGTCTTCGGCGTCGGGCTGGTGCTCGGCAACCTGTTCGGCGGCCGGCTCGCGGACCGCGGCCTGATGCCCGCGCTGCACCGCATCTTCGCCGGCCTGCTCGTCGTCGCGGTCGTCTTCGCGTTCACCGCGCACTCGCAGGTCGGCTCGATCGTCACCCTCTTCGCGTTCGGCTTCGCCGGCTTCGCGACGGTGCCGCCGCTGCAGTCGCTCGTCCTGCGCCACGCCCCCGGGGCGCCGATGCTCGCGTCGGCGGGGAACATCGCCGCGTTCAACCTGGGCAACGCCCTCGGCGCGTGGCTCGCGGGCCTGGCCATCTCGGCCGGCCTGGGCTACACGAGCCCCAACTGGGTCGCGGCCACGATGGTCGCCGCCGCCCTCGGCGTCGCCGCGGTCGCCAGCCGCCTGGAGCGCCGCGACACCACCGCCGCCGCCGGCGCGCCCGCCGGCGCGGCCGCCTGA
- a CDS encoding MarR family transcriptional regulator, whose protein sequence is MTMPADAAEARAQGWRTLAALHDRIDGRLAKALAAEHGVSVSEYTVLDVLSRQEEHHMRMQQLSAAAVLSQSATTRLVTRLEDRGLLSRYLCPTDRRGIYTEVTPAGQELLAAARPTHDRVLREALDEAREVPELAPLVDALAALPAPAG, encoded by the coding sequence ATGACCATGCCCGCCGATGCCGCCGAGGCCCGCGCCCAGGGATGGCGCACGCTCGCGGCCCTGCACGACCGCATCGACGGACGTCTGGCGAAGGCCCTCGCGGCCGAGCACGGTGTGAGCGTCTCCGAGTACACGGTGCTCGACGTCCTCAGCCGCCAGGAGGAGCACCACATGCGGATGCAGCAGCTGTCCGCCGCGGCCGTCCTGTCGCAGAGCGCGACGACCCGCCTGGTCACGCGCCTGGAGGACCGCGGGCTGCTCTCGCGCTACCTGTGCCCGACCGACCGTCGGGGCATCTACACGGAGGTGACCCCGGCCGGGCAGGAGCTGCTCGCTGCGGCCCGGCCGACGCACGACCGCGTGCTGCGCGAGGCCCTGGACGAGGCACGCGAGGTGCCGGAGCTGGCGCCGCTGGTCGACGCGCTCGCGGCGCTGCCCGCGCCGGCGGGCTGA
- a CDS encoding LCP family protein → MHPAPRPGRWLALRILLAGVVVVATVGTAVATGIDHEARRIAAPLGHLDPSTERILDKPKPGAAQTILLTGLDHRYSDGKDAKSRSDTMILVRLDPDAKATTMLSLPRDLRVPSLGPPGQDKLNSAWAQGGATKLTKTIRNTLLGTPADPFRINDVISVKFDAFAQLVNYFGCLYAEVDRKYFVPPNSGHAQIDQPAGYQLLCGQAALAYVRFRVQDSDFIREARQANYIAEVRSQIDPMEAITGDLVQKVGKYVNTNVAGSPRRLLALAKLGLYVTDKPTARIKLGDLSDADDDSGDVLTTPQALARARQQFLHPEVAKQKTKRPAKKTSGGKPRKRRAKRLKAATPASLTTDTAGMERSAGVVRGGVSGVDVYAPTLRYGRGAYEDEMTRGYGILGKDRKPKWPSYRIVATTGDNGQYYGVEGTTWKSPPILALATDAVRLGGRTWRVQYDGKNIRRLLWQAPSGTYWITNTLTDELSPKEMYALARSLRKVG, encoded by the coding sequence GTGCATCCCGCTCCCCGCCCCGGCCGCTGGCTCGCCCTCCGCATCCTGCTCGCCGGGGTCGTCGTCGTGGCGACCGTCGGCACCGCCGTCGCCACGGGGATCGACCACGAGGCGCGCCGGATCGCGGCGCCGCTGGGCCACCTGGACCCGAGCACCGAGCGGATCCTCGACAAGCCGAAGCCGGGCGCCGCGCAGACGATCCTGCTGACCGGCCTGGACCACCGGTACTCCGACGGCAAGGACGCGAAGAGCCGGTCGGACACCATGATCCTGGTGCGGCTGGACCCGGACGCGAAGGCGACGACGATGCTGTCGCTGCCGCGCGACCTGCGCGTGCCGTCGCTCGGCCCGCCCGGGCAGGACAAGCTGAACTCCGCGTGGGCGCAGGGCGGGGCGACGAAGCTGACGAAGACGATCCGCAACACGCTGCTCGGCACGCCCGCCGACCCGTTCCGGATCAACGACGTCATCTCGGTCAAGTTCGACGCGTTCGCGCAGCTCGTCAACTACTTCGGCTGCCTGTACGCCGAGGTCGACCGCAAGTACTTCGTGCCGCCCAACAGCGGACACGCGCAGATCGACCAGCCGGCCGGCTACCAGCTGCTGTGCGGCCAGGCCGCGCTGGCGTACGTGCGCTTCCGCGTGCAGGACAGCGACTTCATCCGCGAGGCGCGGCAGGCCAACTACATCGCCGAGGTGCGCTCGCAGATCGACCCGATGGAGGCGATCACCGGCGACCTGGTCCAGAAGGTCGGCAAGTACGTCAACACGAACGTCGCGGGCTCGCCGCGCCGCCTGCTCGCCCTGGCCAAGCTGGGCCTGTACGTGACGGACAAGCCGACGGCGCGGATCAAGCTCGGCGACCTGTCCGACGCCGACGACGACTCCGGCGACGTCCTCACGACCCCGCAGGCGCTGGCCCGGGCCCGGCAGCAGTTCCTGCACCCCGAGGTGGCGAAGCAGAAGACGAAGCGGCCCGCGAAGAAGACGTCCGGCGGCAAGCCCCGCAAGCGGCGCGCGAAGCGCCTGAAGGCGGCCACGCCCGCCTCGCTGACCACCGACACCGCGGGCATGGAGCGCTCCGCCGGCGTGGTCCGCGGCGGCGTCTCCGGCGTCGACGTCTACGCGCCGACGCTGCGCTACGGCCGCGGCGCGTACGAGGACGAGATGACCCGCGGCTACGGGATCCTCGGCAAGGACCGCAAGCCGAAGTGGCCGAGCTACCGCATCGTCGCCACGACCGGCGACAACGGCCAGTACTACGGCGTCGAGGGCACGACGTGGAAGAGCCCGCCGATCCTGGCCCTGGCCACCGACGCGGTGCGGCTGGGCGGCCGCACCTGGCGCGTGCAGTACGACGGCAAGAACATCCGCCGCCTGCTGTGGCAGGCGCCGTCGGGCACCTACTGGATCACGAACACCCTGACGGACGAGCTGTCGCCGAAGGAGATGTACGCGCTCGCGCGCAGCCTGCGGAAGGTGGGGTAG
- a CDS encoding SDR family NAD(P)-dependent oxidoreductase → MPITLITGGNKGLGREAARRLVAAGHDVWIGARDPERGREAADAIGARHVQLDVTDDASAAAAAQHVAAATGGVLDVLVNNAGVGGSQAPVPEVTVAELEEVYAVNVFGPARVFRAFLPLLTAAPHGVVVNVSSGLGSHEVTSTPGRIESTFQAPAYTSSKAALNMLTSQWAAALPSLRINAVDPGYTATDFNGHSGPQTVEEGTDAIVTAASFGPDGPTGTYFDRHGAIGW, encoded by the coding sequence ATGCCCATCACCCTCATCACCGGCGGCAACAAGGGCCTCGGCCGCGAGGCCGCCCGCCGCCTGGTCGCCGCCGGCCACGACGTCTGGATCGGCGCCCGCGACCCGGAGCGCGGCCGCGAGGCCGCCGACGCGATCGGTGCGCGCCACGTGCAGCTCGACGTGACCGACGACGCCAGCGCCGCGGCGGCGGCGCAGCACGTGGCCGCGGCGACCGGCGGCGTGCTCGACGTGCTCGTCAACAACGCGGGCGTGGGCGGCAGCCAGGCGCCCGTCCCCGAGGTGACCGTCGCCGAGCTCGAGGAGGTCTACGCGGTGAACGTGTTCGGCCCCGCCCGCGTCTTCCGCGCCTTCCTGCCGCTGCTGACGGCCGCCCCGCACGGCGTCGTCGTCAACGTGTCGAGCGGCCTGGGGTCGCACGAGGTCACCTCGACGCCCGGCCGCATCGAGAGCACGTTCCAGGCCCCCGCCTACACGTCGTCGAAGGCGGCGCTGAACATGCTGACCAGCCAGTGGGCCGCCGCGCTGCCGTCCTTGCGGATCAACGCCGTCGACCCCGGCTACACCGCGACCGACTTCAACGGCCACAGCGGCCCGCAGACCGTCGAGGAGGGCACGGACGCGATCGTCACCGCGGCGTCCTTCGGCCCCGACGGCCCGACGGGCACGTACTTCGACCGGCACGGCGCCATCGGGTGGTGA
- a CDS encoding helix-turn-helix transcriptional regulator: METDLAQCLRAWRDRLVPAEVGLVGDGPRRAPGLRREEVAERAGISVNYLMRLEQGRATAPSPSVVAALARALRLDDVEAAHLYRVAGHAGAGGGIAVRALTPSVERIVARFRDVPVLVLDPAWTVVAANALTRALLSERIVGDNAARNQFLGPLWVERDAEHTALYERQIVGDLRLQLGRHPDDPGVRAIVAELRAASERFAALWQHAPAALPATSRKTFRHRTAGPITVDCDVTEFLGTDLRMVVWTAAPGTADAAALASLVPPAVKLVDA, encoded by the coding sequence GTGGAGACCGATCTCGCCCAGTGCCTGCGCGCGTGGCGGGACCGGCTGGTGCCTGCCGAGGTGGGCCTGGTCGGCGACGGTCCGCGTCGCGCTCCGGGACTGCGGCGCGAGGAGGTCGCGGAGCGGGCCGGGATCTCGGTCAACTACCTCATGCGCCTCGAGCAGGGTCGCGCCACCGCCCCCTCCCCGTCGGTCGTCGCGGCGCTGGCCCGGGCGCTGCGGCTGGACGACGTGGAGGCCGCGCACCTGTACCGGGTCGCCGGCCACGCCGGGGCCGGCGGCGGGATCGCGGTCCGGGCTCTGACGCCGTCCGTCGAGCGGATCGTGGCGCGGTTCCGCGACGTCCCGGTCCTGGTGCTCGACCCGGCGTGGACGGTCGTGGCGGCCAACGCCCTGACGCGGGCCCTCCTCTCCGAGCGGATCGTGGGCGACAACGCGGCCCGCAACCAGTTCCTCGGCCCCCTCTGGGTGGAGCGCGACGCCGAGCACACCGCCCTGTACGAGCGGCAGATCGTCGGCGACCTGCGCCTGCAGCTCGGCCGCCATCCCGACGACCCGGGCGTGCGCGCGATCGTCGCCGAGCTGCGCGCGGCGTCGGAGCGCTTCGCCGCGCTCTGGCAGCACGCCCCGGCCGCTCTGCCGGCGACCTCGCGCAAGACCTTCCGCCACCGCACGGCGGGGCCCATCACCGTCGACTGCGACGTGACGGAGTTCCTCGGCACCGACCTGCGCATGGTCGTCTGGACGGCGGCGCCGGGGACCGCCGACGCGGCGGCGCTCGCGTCGCTCGTGCCGCCGGCGGTGAAGCTGGTGGACGCCTGA
- a CDS encoding DUF1304 domain-containing protein yields MLALGLVFAGIGAAIHVYIFVLESFWWTTRARAVFGTTPDQAEATRELAYNQGFYNLFLAIAVAAGIVFAAAGNETVGGTLVLTGAGMMVAAGLVLLASSPDKARSALIQLGAPAVGVVLTAIALAG; encoded by the coding sequence ATGCTCGCGCTCGGTCTGGTCTTCGCGGGGATCGGCGCCGCGATCCACGTCTACATCTTCGTCCTCGAGTCGTTCTGGTGGACGACGCGGGCGCGGGCCGTCTTCGGCACCACCCCCGACCAGGCCGAGGCGACGCGCGAGCTCGCCTACAACCAGGGCTTCTACAACCTCTTCCTGGCGATCGCCGTGGCCGCCGGCATCGTCTTCGCGGCGGCCGGGAACGAGACCGTCGGCGGGACGCTGGTACTCACGGGCGCCGGGATGATGGTCGCCGCCGGCCTGGTGCTGCTGGCTTCGTCGCCGGACAAGGCGCGCTCGGCGCTCATCCAGCTCGGCGCGCCGGCGGTCGGCGTGGTGCTGACGGCGATCGCGCTGGCGGGCTGA
- a CDS encoding VanZ family protein, with amino-acid sequence MITDFLLAHRWLMPAVLAAFVVVGPFAAPALASRPRIAWALALLSLLPLAALTLVPVDRELFSRCEVGWSLPTPARVELFANLVLFVAPAYLAAVASRRPLAALAAACVLSAGIEMLQALVPAIGRSCDTSDWLGNALGAVVGVGLAAVALRRHRRRGTREPLPA; translated from the coding sequence GTGATCACCGACTTCCTGCTGGCCCACCGGTGGCTGATGCCGGCGGTGCTGGCGGCGTTCGTGGTCGTCGGCCCGTTCGCCGCGCCGGCCCTCGCCTCCCGCCCGCGCATCGCGTGGGCCCTGGCGCTGCTGTCGCTCCTCCCCCTCGCGGCGCTGACGCTCGTCCCGGTGGATCGCGAGCTCTTCTCGCGCTGCGAGGTCGGGTGGTCGCTGCCGACGCCCGCGCGCGTCGAGCTGTTCGCCAACCTCGTCCTGTTCGTGGCGCCCGCCTACCTGGCCGCCGTGGCCAGCCGCCGGCCCCTGGCCGCGCTCGCGGCGGCCTGCGTCCTGTCCGCGGGGATCGAGATGCTGCAGGCGCTCGTGCCGGCGATCGGCCGTTCGTGCGACACGAGCGATTGGCTCGGCAACGCGCTCGGGGCGGTCGTGGGCGTGGGGCTCGCGGCCGTCGCCCTGCGCCGGCACCGACGGCGGGGGACGCGCGAGCCGCTGCCCGCCTGA
- a CDS encoding aminoglycoside adenylyltransferase domain-containing protein yields MIDAITPILEHLDRADPGGVLGVYLYGSAVTGGLRPNSDLDLLVITRRSLTRTERAELVSALLHTSGPTVGADPRPETRRPIELTSLVAGAGTSWEARAHRDFQYGEWLRAELLAGGAPHPEDDPDAVTLVATAHEGHRVLRGAPLEDLVAPVPPAMLRRANLAAIPDILEEIEGDERNTLLVLSRMLVTLRTGRIVTKDAAADAVAPTLTPADRELLERARDGYLGTSADDWTAFVPRVTALAHLLADRAHAAASGDAPVSP; encoded by the coding sequence ATGATCGACGCGATCACCCCGATCCTCGAGCACCTGGACCGCGCGGACCCGGGCGGCGTCCTCGGCGTCTACCTGTACGGCTCCGCCGTGACCGGCGGCCTGCGCCCGAACAGCGACCTCGACCTCCTGGTGATAACCCGCCGGTCCCTGACGCGTACGGAGCGCGCGGAGCTCGTGTCGGCGCTGCTCCACACGTCCGGTCCGACCGTCGGCGCGGACCCCAGGCCCGAGACCCGACGCCCCATCGAGCTGACGAGCCTCGTGGCGGGCGCGGGGACGTCGTGGGAGGCCCGCGCTCATCGCGACTTCCAGTACGGCGAGTGGCTCCGGGCCGAGCTGCTCGCCGGGGGCGCACCGCACCCCGAGGACGACCCGGACGCCGTGACGCTCGTCGCGACCGCCCACGAAGGGCACCGCGTCCTGCGCGGGGCGCCGCTGGAGGACCTCGTCGCACCGGTGCCGCCCGCGATGCTCCGCCGCGCGAACCTGGCGGCGATCCCGGACATCCTCGAGGAGATCGAGGGCGACGAGCGCAACACGCTGCTGGTCCTGTCCCGCATGCTCGTGACCTTGCGCACGGGCCGCATCGTCACGAAGGACGCCGCCGCCGACGCGGTCGCCCCCACGCTGACGCCTGCCGACCGCGAGCTGCTGGAGCGCGCGCGGGACGGCTACCTGGGCACGTCCGCCGATGACTGGACCGCTTTCGTCCCGCGCGTCACCGCCCTGGCGCACCTGCTCGCCGACCGCGCCCACGCGGCGGCCTCCGGCGACGCGCCCGTCTCGCCCTGA
- a CDS encoding 5-(carboxyamino)imidazole ribonucleotide synthase, which translates to MSSEIVHARPAQDESGPRRPRVGVLGAGQLARMDQQAAIPLAVDLRVLANDPSEAAVLAGVEAVVGSTDDLDTLRAFAVDVDVLTFEFEGIDPEHLRTLEAEGHRLVPSPAAKLVAQDKLHQRQTLGDAGFPVPPWIRATSADEVVAFAEQHGWPLVLKAPRGGYDGRGVQVVDDVDEAAAMLAGLPDGVLVEPKLPIEREVAALVARTADGSSVVYPVVETVQRHAMLRELIAPAEIPAALADEAADLARRIVEHIDATGLIAVELFVTAEGLSVNELALRPHNSGHYSIEGAVTSQFEQHVRAVLGWPLGSPALTAPAAVTVNVVGPDDGSDPASRLPQALAVEGAHVHLYGKGARPGRKLGHVTALGPDVETARATAWRAVKILEGDAA; encoded by the coding sequence GTGAGCAGCGAGATCGTGCACGCGCGCCCCGCCCAGGACGAGTCCGGCCCGCGGCGGCCGCGCGTCGGGGTGCTCGGCGCCGGGCAGCTGGCCCGGATGGACCAGCAGGCCGCGATCCCGCTCGCCGTCGACCTGCGGGTGCTGGCGAACGACCCGTCCGAGGCCGCGGTGCTCGCCGGCGTCGAGGCGGTCGTCGGCTCGACGGACGACCTCGACACGCTGCGCGCGTTCGCTGTCGATGTCGACGTCCTGACCTTCGAGTTCGAGGGCATCGACCCCGAGCACCTGCGCACGCTCGAGGCCGAGGGGCACCGGCTCGTTCCGTCGCCCGCGGCGAAGCTCGTCGCGCAGGACAAGCTGCACCAGCGGCAGACGCTCGGGGACGCCGGCTTTCCCGTCCCGCCGTGGATCCGCGCGACGAGCGCCGACGAGGTCGTCGCGTTCGCCGAGCAGCACGGCTGGCCGCTCGTGCTGAAGGCCCCGCGCGGCGGGTACGACGGCCGCGGCGTGCAGGTCGTCGACGACGTGGACGAGGCCGCCGCGATGCTCGCCGGCCTGCCCGACGGCGTCCTGGTCGAGCCGAAGCTGCCGATCGAGCGCGAGGTCGCCGCGCTCGTCGCCCGCACCGCCGACGGGTCGAGCGTCGTCTACCCCGTCGTCGAGACGGTGCAGCGCCACGCGATGCTGCGCGAGCTGATCGCCCCGGCCGAGATCCCCGCCGCGCTGGCCGACGAGGCCGCAGACCTGGCGCGCCGCATCGTCGAGCACATCGACGCCACCGGCCTGATCGCCGTCGAGCTGTTCGTCACCGCCGAGGGCCTGTCGGTCAACGAGCTCGCGCTGCGCCCGCACAACTCGGGCCACTACTCGATCGAGGGCGCGGTCACCTCGCAGTTCGAGCAGCACGTCCGCGCGGTGCTCGGCTGGCCGCTCGGCTCGCCCGCGCTGACCGCGCCGGCCGCCGTCACCGTCAACGTCGTCGGCCCGGACGACGGCAGCGACCCGGCGTCGCGGCTGCCGCAGGCGCTCGCCGTCGAGGGCGCCCACGTGCACCTGTACGGCAAGGGCGCCCGGCCCGGCCGCAAGCTCGGCCACGTCACCGCCCTCGGCCCGGACGTCGAGACGGCGCGCGCGACCGCGTGGCGCGCCGTGAAGATCCTCGAGGGCGACGCGGCGTGA
- the purE gene encoding 5-(carboxyamino)imidazole ribonucleotide mutase: MSAPTVGIVMGSDSDLPTMQAAADALDEFGISHEIRVVSAHRAPHDMVRYGAEAHERGLQVIIAGAGGAAHLPGMLASTTPLPVVGVPVPLKHLDGMDSLLSIVQMPAGVPVATVGVGNARNAGLLAARILATGDAERTAAILRAQEELLAASHEKDARVRAQTGQA; encoded by the coding sequence ATGAGCGCACCGACCGTCGGCATCGTCATGGGCAGCGACTCGGACCTGCCGACGATGCAGGCCGCCGCCGACGCCCTGGACGAGTTCGGCATCAGCCACGAGATCCGCGTCGTCTCGGCGCACCGCGCGCCGCACGACATGGTCCGCTACGGCGCCGAGGCCCACGAGCGCGGCCTGCAGGTGATCATCGCCGGCGCGGGCGGTGCGGCCCACCTGCCGGGCATGCTGGCGTCGACCACGCCGCTGCCGGTCGTCGGCGTGCCCGTCCCGCTGAAGCACCTGGACGGCATGGACTCGCTGCTGTCGATCGTGCAGATGCCGGCCGGGGTGCCGGTCGCGACCGTCGGCGTCGGCAACGCCCGCAACGCCGGCCTGCTCGCCGCGCGCATCCTCGCCACTGGGGACGCCGAGCGGACGGCGGCGATCCTGCGCGCGCAGGAGGAGCTGCTGGCGGCGTCGCACGAGAAGGACGCGCGCGTCCGGGCCCAGACCGGGCAGGCGTAG
- a CDS encoding DUF202 domain-containing protein has protein sequence MDRAAEELTPEEEAERERAWSARPLDPRDYSRRTLLANERTYLAWWRTGLTALTAALAAARVVPELTDADVQWPYTALGVGFSIIGLVAIAYGHRRRLEVERAVRRGEFPATSDRVTGLVSLVGLLTGVAMLAIILFET, from the coding sequence GTGGACCGCGCCGCCGAGGAGCTGACCCCCGAGGAGGAGGCCGAGCGCGAGCGCGCGTGGAGCGCGCGCCCGCTCGACCCGCGGGACTACAGCCGCCGGACGCTGCTCGCCAACGAGCGCACGTACCTGGCCTGGTGGCGCACCGGCCTGACTGCGCTGACCGCCGCCCTCGCCGCCGCGCGCGTGGTGCCCGAGCTGACGGACGCCGACGTGCAGTGGCCCTACACGGCGCTCGGCGTCGGCTTCTCGATCATCGGCCTCGTCGCCATCGCCTACGGCCACCGCCGCCGGCTCGAGGTCGAGCGCGCGGTGCGCCGCGGCGAGTTCCCCGCCACGAGCGACCGCGTCACCGGCCTGGTGTCGCTCGTCGGGCTGCTGACCGGCGTCGCGATGCTGGCGATCATCCTGTTCGAGACGTAG